The genomic segment CGTGAGTGCACGGTTGGCTTTATTGCACGCGGTTGCAACTCGGAATATGCGCGTGGTTGAGTGATGTCGATGTCCGAGAGACGGCGATGTTCCGCCTTATTCGTGGGCGAAAGCTCGTCGAGAGGCGACGAGATGTTCAAGTGAGCAGAGATCGGTGAACGCGGCACGAGTCGTTTCTTGCCTTTATCATTGGTCTCGTAAGATGAACGGTAATTGACTAAATTTTACCCGGGTTTGTAGCGGGTCGAGAACGAGAGGAAGAAACAAAACGCGAAACCGCGAATCACGAGTAGCCGAATCTCATTTGTTGTCATCCCCGAGAGAATTCGACCCGACACGGCGCGTCCGTCTTTCGAATTACGCTTTGTCGACCGTTTTCGCGTTTTATGTGTGTGATTCCGAGTGATCTATTGATCATATCACTGTCGCCAGACACGCTCCGACCATGTTCCGAGACTGGACGAAGCTTTGGGAAGAAGACGTTGAGCGCGTTTGAGGATCGTTCGAGACCGGTAAGTGACTGTGGTAAGGTTGCCGCCGTCGCCGAGCCGAGATCGCTGGGGTCTTAAAACGCTCTACGCCCATTTGCCAATGGACGCCGGGATGACGGCTCCATGGGCGCCGAGTCCGGCGTGGATGGCGCCAGACGGTCCGTTGATCACAGCGACTCCGGCATCACCACCACCGAGAGCACCACCAAGTCCAGCACCACCGCCGATGACAGCAATGGCACCAGCGCCACCAAGTCCAAGTCCAGCGCCACCAAGTCCTCCACCAATGCCAACTTTGGAGAAAATATCATTAGCAAATAGCTTAAATACATTTGGttgatacaaaaagaaaaaagctagatatttaaaatatattaatttcagtaATGTAATGCAGTTTGTTTGTATGATCGGTAAAGCTTACTTCCGGCACCACCACCGGGCGCGGCGTTAGCAGCAGCTCCAGAGCTTCCGTCATCACCGTTGATGCCACCAGATCCGGCGTAGAAGGCAACACCACCGTAGCTGGGTCCAACGAGGTTAGCAGTAGCCTGAGACGGTCCAACGAGGGTGGCGGTTCCCTGAGATGGTCCAACGAGAGTGGATGGGCCAGCAGCAGGTCCTACAAGACTGGCCGGTCCAGTGCGGGGTCCACCAACAGATTTGGCGCCCTCTTGAGGTCCTACGAGGTCAGATGGTCCGGTCTGGGGTCCAACGTTGGCCTTGGGTCCCTCAGCGGGTCCAATGTCGGACCTACCGCCGATGACTCCTGCGAGAAGAGCGAGCGATCATTTAACATCGACATGTTTTGCATTGTTGATAGTAAAAGTTGAGACTTGGATACGCGTCTACGCACCACCAGAGACAATTTGTTGAACTCCAGCAGCAccagccgccgccgccgcaccAGCAGCATAGCTAGCACCCAAACCACCAGATCCCAAGCTGGAGGCACCACCCTGGAGAGAGGCGGCGGTTCCAGCACCAGCGGCGAGTCCACCGGTCAGACCGGCACCACCACCACGTCCACCGTGTCCGGTGAGGACCAGACCATGACCTCCTAAACCGCCCAAGCCCAAACCGCCATGGGCAATTCCGGCACGGGCCGTCGCTACCGCTAAGCAGGCGAACACAATCTAGAAAAgaaatacgaaataattttcattaagttTTGCGCGaggataatttgattttcgatCAAGAcgtttaaactttaaaaacatCGGACGATGAGTATTACATGATTTACGGAAGCATTGCGTGCGCGCGTCGTTGAATAGTTATCGCCGTTACGGATCTAGATTTCCATTGGCTTGGCGCCGATTACCAGGTACATAATTGCGGCTTTCACTTTTGATTTCCGCGAACGTCGGCTCGCGATCGTTCGCGAAGAAACTCCAAAACGATGGAAACGGCATCGCGTGAGAGGAAGTTTTTAAATGATCTCTTCATGATGATCTCGAAATCTCTCATCGGCGCTGAGTTCATGCATTTGCGTTGCAAGATGTAATGGAAGATGTGCGTGAATGCATCGAACAACGAGATGAAATATTCGTAACTGTTCGCCATAACATTTCGCAATCGCCTTGATAACGATTCTTCCCACTTCTTTCTCTTGCACATACATCGGTTACTCTAGTCACCACACCTAATGACCGTATTAggaaaagaaacttttctaAGGTATCCGCTAATAGGCCGTTGCAACGCGCATATCATCGAACCGTAAAAAAAGTGCAGTCGCGATTGCATAAAATCCTTGCCGGTGAGTTAATACGAATCAGGCGGGATATTTCACGAGAGTTATAATCGGCTGATtaaatctgattttatttagcacaaaataaattttttttatcaacattaattaagaaataattttttattaatcaaaaaattttgagaattttaagaaaatttcgaaaaatcgtAAGATTTAGATACAAATCGGGTATATCGGCTATGGTTACGTCACGTCTCGCGAGATATGTTTCAATACGTAATACGGGAAGTGGCGTTTAGAAAGGAAATGTTTCACGCGGCCGTAGACCCGTGCCGAGCAATCAACCGATTAGATATATCGGCGCTCTGTTAACGAACGTAACCGATATTTCGCGATCGCGTGCGAGAGTGGCATTAGACACGACGGTGTGTGCGTCACGCCCGGTTGGAGACCGTTGCGAACTTAAATGGCATCGCGGCCTGGAATTATGCATATCTAACGACTTCGCGAAACTTTCACATCCGCGGAACGTAAACGA from the Cataglyphis hispanica isolate Lineage 1 chromosome 20, ULB_Chis1_1.0, whole genome shotgun sequence genome contains:
- the LOC126856992 gene encoding spidroin-1-like, translating into MKAFIVFACLAVATARAGIAHGGLGLGGLGGHGLVLTGHGGRGGGAGLTGGLAAGAGTAASLQGGASSLGSGGLGASYAAGAAAAAGAAGVQQIVSGGVIGGRSDIGPAEGPKANVGPQTGPSDLVGPQEGAKSVGGPRTGPASLVGPAAGPSTLVGPSQGTATLVGPSQATANLVGPSYGGVAFYAGSGGINGDDGSSGAAANAAPGGGAGIGIGGGLGGAGLGLGGAGAIAVIGGGAGLGGALGGGDAGVAVINGPSGAIHAGLGAHGAVIPASIGKWA